CACGTTCGACCCGGCGGTCATCACCTACGAGGAGCTGCTCGAGATCTTCTTCGCGCTCCACGACCCCACGACGAAGGATCGGCAGGGGGCCGACGTCGGAACGCAGTACCGGTCGGCGGTCTTCTACCACTCCTCCGCCCAGAAGGCGGCCGCCGACGCGATGATCGAGAGGCTCGGCCGGGAGGGAGTCTTCCCGGCTCCGATCGTGACCGAGGTCGTTCCCGCCGAGACGTTCTACTGCGCCGAGGACTACCACCAGCGTTATTTCGAGCAGAACCCGAACCAGCCCTATTGCCAGGCGGTCGTCTCGCCGAAGGTCGCGAAGCTCCGGAAGAAATACGCCGAGAAGCTCGCGACCTAGACCCGCCGCGGGCCGAGGGAGGCGCGTTTCGTCCGGGCTCTTCCGAGCTCCCGGATGTCCCGGCTTTCCAGGATGCGCTTGTCCGCGCCGCGCTCGGCGACTTCGAGCATCGCGCGGCCGACCTCCTCGGTCGTCGTGACGAAACCGGGAAAGAGGGCGCGGGCAAGCGGCAGAACCGG
This is a stretch of genomic DNA from Thermoanaerobaculia bacterium. It encodes these proteins:
- the msrA gene encoding peptide-methionine (S)-S-oxide reductase MsrA, which gives rise to MAGMKETATFAGGCFWCMEAVFLPLRGVEKVVSGYTGGTVKDPTYRQVCGGSTGHAEAVEITFDPAVITYEELLEIFFALHDPTTKDRQGADVGTQYRSAVFYHSSAQKAAADAMIERLGREGVFPAPIVTEVVPAETFYCAEDYHQRYFEQNPNQPYCQAVVSPKVAKLRKKYAEKLAT